The Megalobrama amblycephala isolate DHTTF-2021 linkage group LG7, ASM1881202v1, whole genome shotgun sequence genome window below encodes:
- the LOC125271356 gene encoding CD209 antigen-like, translating to MELEGIYKNVDRETCSKGNERELDRDEDIFGTNKYQNLSQTEANAQNQTGGLTGRSKCVVLSTVCFGLMCILLVVAVIVLHIKLTAEREIQATLMLQTSSRYQTEKDQLQNSFNALSQKKLELETRVSNLTAEKGQLQRNSDSLSQKKLELETRVSNLTAEKSQLQNSFNALSQKKVELETRVSNLTAEKGQLQRNSDSLSQKKLELETRVSNLTAEKSQLQNSFNALSQKKVELETRVSDLTAEKSQLQNSFNSLSQKKLELETRVSDLTAEKSQLQRNSDSLSQKKLELETRVSDLTAEKSQLQRNSDSLSQKKLELETRVSDLTAEKSQLQNSFNALSQKKVELETRVSNLNAEKSQLQRNSDSLSQKKLELETRVSNLNAEKSQLQNSFNSLSQKKLELETRVSNLNAEKSQFQNSSNSLNQKKLELETELRKLSEQAIGCLVASNKEMSWSDSRKYCRDRGGDLVIIKSEKKQRCISSFIKEMVWIGLSDIEKEGNMTWVDNSPLKQGFWEKNEPNDAGGKEDCIELNPGKTVLNNWNDIPCSDKRKCVCEI from the exons ATGGAACTGGAGggcatttataaaaatgttgacCGCGAGACCTGCAGCAAGGGCAATGAGAGGGAACTGGACCGAGATGAAGATATATTTGGTACTAATAAGTACCAAAATCTCAGCCAGACTGAAGCAAATGCTCAAAACCAAA cAGGAGGTTTAACAGGTCGAAGTAAGTGTGTTGTGTTGAGCACAGTATGCTTTGGCCTCATGTGTATTCTCCTTGTGGTGGCCGTTATAGTACTGCATATCAAGCTCAcggcagagagagagatacaAGCTACGCTCATGTTACAGACCAGTTCAAGATATCAAACTGAAAAGGACCAGTTACAGAACAGTTTCAACGCTTTGAGTCAGAAGAAACTGGAGCTGGAGACCAGAGTCAGTAATCTCACTGCTGAGAAAGGTCAGTTACAGAGAAATTCTGACTCTTTGAGTCAGAAGAAACTGGAGCTGGAGACCAGAGTCAGTAATCTCACTGCTGAGAAAAGCCAGTTACAGAACAGCTTCAACGCTTTGAGTCAGAAGAAAGTGGAGCTGGAGACCAGAGTCAGTAATCTCACTGCTGAGAAAGGTCAGTTACAGAGAAATTCTGACTCTTTGAGTCAGAAGAAACTGGAGCTGGAGACCAGAGTCAGTAATCTCACTGCTGAGAAAAGCCAGTTACAGAACAGCTTCAACGCTTTGAGTCAGAAGAAAGTGGAGCTGGAGACCAGAGTCAGTGATCTCACTGCTGAGAAAAGCCAGTTACagaacagcttcaactctttgAGTCAGAAGAAACTGGAGCTGGAGACCAGAGTCAGTGATCTCACTGCTGAGAAAAGCCAGTTACAGAGAAATTCTGACTCTTTGAGTCAGAAGAAACTGGAGCTGGAGACCAGAGTCAGTGATCTCACTGCTGAGAAAAGCCAGTTACAGAGAAATTCTGACTCTTTGAGTCAGAAGAAACTGGAGCTGGAGACCAGAGTCAGTGATCTCACTGCTGAGAAAAGCCAGTTACAGAACAGCTTCAACGCTTTGAGTCAGAAGAAAGTGGAGCTGGAGACCAGAGTCAGTAATCTCAATGCTGAGAAAAGCCAGTTACAGAGAAATTCTGACTCTTTGAGTCAGAAGAAACTGGAGCTGGAGACCAGAGTCAGTAATCTCAATGCTGAGAAAAGCCAGTTACagaacagcttcaactctttgAGTCAGAAGAAACTGGAGCTGGAGACCAGAGTCAGTAATCTCAATGCTGAGAAAAGCCAGTTCCAGAACAGTTCAAACTCTTTAAATCAGAAGAAACTGGAGTTAGAGACTGAACTAAGGAAGTTATCTGAGCAAG CAATTGGCTGTCTTGTTGCGTCCAATAAGGAGATGAGCTGGTCTGACAGCAGGAAGTACTGCAGGGATCGTGGTGGTGATCTGGTCATTATCAAGAGTGAAAAGAAGCAG AGGTGCATATCTTCATTCATCAAAGAGATGGTGTGGATTGGTTTGTCTGACATTGAGAAAGAAGGCAATATGACATGGGTGGATAATTCACCACTGAAACAAGG gttttgggaaaaaaatgagCCGAATGATGCAGGTGGAAAGGAAGACTGTATTGAACTGAATCCTGGAAAAACTGTCCTGAACAACTGGAATGACATCCCATGCTCAGATAAGAGAAAATGTGTTTGTGAGATTTAG